Sequence from the Gemmatimonadetes bacterium SCN 70-22 genome:
CTCGTCGTTCTTCTCCTCCCCCGGATGGAAGCGCGTGTTCTCGAGGAGGAGGATCTCGCCGTCGGCCAGTCCCCGCGACGCCGCGACGGCCCCCTCATCCGCCGAGGAGGCGTGGAAAGTGACCGGATACTTCGTGAGCTGGGCGAGTCGTCGTGCGACGGGGGCGAGCGAGTACTTCGGGTCGGGGCCCCCCTTGGGGCGCCCGAGATGCGAGAGCAGGACGACCCGCGCCCCGTGCCCCGCCAGGTACTCGAGCGTGGGGAGCGCGGCGACGATTCGGGTGTCGTCGCTCACGTTCCCCCTCTCGTCGAGGGGGACGTTGAAGTCGACACGAACGAGGGCCCGACGCCCACGCAGCTGGGCGTCGGTCAGGTCGCGGATGGTCTGCTTGTTCATGAACCGGGCCTACAGCCTGGCCCCGACGTACGTGATGAGGTCCACGCAGCGGCTGGCGTAGCCCCACTCGTTGTCGTACCAGCCGGACACCTTCACCATGGTGCCGTCGATGACGTTGGTGTTCTTCGCGTCGAGGATGCAGGAGAAGGGATTTCCGATGTAGTCGGCCGACACCAGCTCCACCTCGGTGTAGGCGAGGATTCCCTTGAGTGCTCCCTCGGAGGCGGCGGCGAAGGCCGCGTTGACCTCGGCGATCGTCACCGGGCGCTCCACTTCGACGGTGAGCTCGGTGAGCGAGACGTCGGGGGTCGGGACGCGGATGGCGATGCCGTCGATCTTGCCCTTGACCTCCGGAATCACGAGCGAGGTGGCCTTGGCGGCACCGGTCGTGGTCGGGATGATCGAGACGGCCGCGGCGCGGGCACGGCGCAGGTCCTTGTGCGGCAGGTCGAGGATCTGCTGGTCATTGGTATACGAGTGGATCGTCACCATCGAGCCGTGCCTGAAGCCGAACGTATCCCGGATGACCTTCACCATGGGCACCAGGCAGTTCGTGGTGCACGAGGCGTTGCTGACGATGTGGTGCGACGCGGGGTCGTACTTCTCGTGGTTGACGCCCATCACCACGGTGATGTCCTCGCCCTTGGCCGGGGCCGAGATGATGACCTTCTTCGCCCCGCCGTCGAGGTGCTTGCGCGCGTCGGGGGCGTTCGTGAAGCGACCCGTCGACTCGAGCACGACGTCGACGCCCAGGTCCTTCCAGGGGAGGGCGGCCGGATCCTTCTGGGCGAAC
This genomic interval carries:
- a CDS encoding type I glyceraldehyde-3-phosphate dehydrogenase, translated to MALRVGINGFGRIGRQVIRAAKEQGAAIDFVAVNDLTDTRTLAHLFKYDSVHRTYKGTVSHTEDSITIDGDTIKVFAQKDPAALPWKDLGVDVVLESTGRFTNAPDARKHLDGGAKKVIISAPAKGEDITVVMGVNHEKYDPASHHIVSNASCTTNCLVPMVKVIRDTFGFRHGSMVTIHSYTNDQQILDLPHKDLRRARAAAVSIIPTTTGAAKATSLVIPEVKGKIDGIAIRVPTPDVSLTELTVEVERPVTIAEVNAAFAAASEGALKGILAYTEVELVSADYIGNPFSCILDAKNTNVIDGTMVKVSGWYDNEWGYASRCVDLITYVGARL